Proteins co-encoded in one Rhodococcus sp. PAMC28707 genomic window:
- a CDS encoding alpha/beta fold hydrolase, giving the protein MTNVSSVQEGSKKELRTDLGVLRYYEAGDGPPLVLLHGSGPGVTGWRNFRGNIDIFAEHFHTYVLEFPGFGVSDDFGGHPMVTAMDAVARFLDGLGLDKVALLGNSMGGIVATRFAIEHPERVSKLVTIGGIGRNIFSPGPGEGIKLLMEFTDDPTRDRLISWLHSMVFDPAMVTEELIEERWVQATDPETLASARKMYSSAAFAANAAAAAKSTEAPYWAQLHRVQAPTLLTWGRDDRVSPMDMALLPMRLIPNAELHVFPKCGHWAMIEQKAAFESAVIAFLLREDAVQK; this is encoded by the coding sequence ATGACCAATGTCTCGAGTGTCCAGGAAGGCTCGAAAAAGGAGCTTCGCACCGATCTCGGAGTACTTCGGTACTACGAAGCCGGCGACGGCCCACCCCTGGTGCTGCTGCACGGATCGGGCCCCGGCGTCACGGGTTGGCGAAACTTTCGCGGCAACATCGATATATTCGCCGAGCATTTCCATACCTACGTGCTCGAGTTTCCGGGTTTCGGTGTCAGCGACGACTTCGGTGGACATCCGATGGTTACGGCCATGGACGCAGTTGCGCGATTCCTCGACGGCCTCGGCCTCGACAAAGTTGCTTTGCTGGGCAACTCGATGGGCGGGATAGTCGCGACTCGATTCGCCATCGAACACCCCGAGCGAGTCTCGAAGCTGGTCACCATCGGTGGCATCGGAAGAAATATTTTCAGTCCCGGACCGGGTGAAGGTATCAAACTGCTGATGGAGTTCACCGACGACCCGACCAGGGATCGCCTCATCTCTTGGTTGCACTCCATGGTGTTCGACCCCGCCATGGTCACCGAGGAACTCATCGAGGAACGGTGGGTTCAGGCAACCGATCCCGAGACCCTCGCGAGTGCCCGAAAGATGTACAGCAGCGCGGCGTTTGCTGCGAATGCGGCAGCCGCTGCGAAGTCGACGGAGGCACCGTACTGGGCTCAGCTGCACCGCGTGCAAGCGCCTACCCTGCTGACCTGGGGTCGAGATGATCGCGTGAGTCCGATGGACATGGCGCTGCTGCCGATGCGCCTGATACCCAATGCCGAACTACATGTATTCCCGAAGTGTGGCCATTGGGCGATGATCGAACAGAAAGCCGCCTTCGAGAGTGCAGTAATTGCTTTTCTTCTGAGAGAGGACGCCGTCCAAAAATGA
- a CDS encoding acyl-CoA dehydrogenase family protein, which yields MGQVLDRIEQFADEIRAEGVEGDKLMRLSDVSAKRLRDAGVMRMLAPKEYGGYESHPREFAETAMGIGAMDGAAGWVTGIVGVHPWELAFFDRKAQDEVWGEDNDMWMASPYAPMGIATPTDGGYILNGRWSFSSGTDHCGWIMIGAAVGDAEGNRTMPPTMLHVLLPRSDYEIDPDSWNVVGLRGTGSKDLIVKNAFIPDYRTLRADKVMSGMAAKEFGREQTLYNFPFSCIFPLGITSSLIGIAEGALGCHLDAQRDRVTVSGTAIKEDPYVLFAIGEAAAEIAASRAAVLETVDRFWDMTEKKQEVTFEMRAIGRRTQTAAAWRAVRAVDEIFARSGGGALHVKFPMQRFWRDAHAGLSHAVHVPGSIFHSSALTQLGGEPQGIHRSMI from the coding sequence ATGGGTCAGGTTCTTGACAGAATCGAACAATTCGCCGACGAGATTCGCGCAGAGGGCGTCGAGGGAGACAAGCTGATGCGCTTGTCCGATGTCTCGGCGAAGCGCCTTCGGGACGCCGGGGTCATGCGCATGCTGGCGCCGAAAGAGTATGGCGGATACGAGTCTCACCCCCGCGAATTCGCAGAGACCGCGATGGGTATCGGTGCTATGGACGGTGCCGCAGGCTGGGTTACCGGGATCGTCGGGGTCCATCCGTGGGAGCTGGCATTCTTCGACCGCAAGGCCCAGGACGAGGTGTGGGGCGAAGACAACGATATGTGGATGGCCTCGCCGTACGCACCGATGGGCATAGCTACACCTACCGACGGCGGCTACATCCTCAATGGGCGGTGGTCGTTTTCTTCGGGCACCGACCATTGCGGTTGGATCATGATCGGTGCCGCAGTGGGTGACGCCGAAGGTAACCGCACGATGCCCCCGACGATGCTGCACGTGTTGCTTCCACGCTCGGATTACGAGATCGACCCGGACAGCTGGAACGTGGTCGGTCTGCGCGGAACCGGATCCAAGGACCTCATCGTCAAGAATGCGTTCATTCCGGATTACCGGACTCTGCGTGCGGACAAAGTGATGAGCGGCATGGCGGCCAAAGAGTTCGGCCGAGAGCAGACTCTGTACAACTTCCCCTTCTCGTGCATCTTCCCACTCGGAATCACTTCCTCACTGATCGGTATCGCCGAAGGCGCTCTTGGATGTCATCTCGACGCGCAGCGAGATCGGGTAACAGTGTCGGGAACAGCCATCAAAGAAGATCCGTATGTGTTGTTCGCTATCGGCGAGGCAGCTGCGGAGATTGCGGCCTCCCGTGCCGCGGTACTCGAGACCGTCGATCGCTTCTGGGATATGACCGAGAAGAAGCAAGAGGTCACCTTCGAGATGCGAGCTATCGGCCGTCGGACTCAGACTGCTGCAGCATGGCGAGCAGTACGGGCAGTGGATGAAATTTTCGCCCGTTCGGGTGGTGGCGCTCTCCATGTGAAATTCCCGATGCAGCGGTTCTGGCGTGACGCGCATGCGGGCCTTTCGCATGCTGTTCACGTTCCCGGTTCCATTTTCCATTCCTCGGCTTTGACACAGCTCGGCGGTGAGCCGCAAGGCATCCACCGCTCGATGATCTGA
- a CDS encoding IclR family transcriptional regulator has translation MNSVGPDTSTPGAAEKKDLPPSMVERMTLILDAFDGRASRLTLEEVACRTELPRSTVYRILDQLVRLNWVDHASFGYCLGRRSIGLGGGDNNHSQVRAAAAPLLHNLHVRTGMVVHLTVLDGGMSVYLDKLGGRGATAIPTRVGGRVPAHTTASGKAMLAWLDPEEVDRLLGERLDRSTDTTISDITTLHRELNRIRQRRGLAFERGESVRGIGCVGAAVRTVEGPVAAISLSGDAGTVQLERVAPLVVDAVREVTNSMFPALENSRRRSLVPHAQEHSWSTETLDQLLSVQSGHWL, from the coding sequence ATGAACTCGGTCGGTCCAGACACCTCAACACCCGGTGCTGCAGAAAAAAAGGATCTACCGCCTTCGATGGTGGAACGCATGACGTTGATCCTCGATGCGTTCGATGGTCGCGCTTCCCGCCTGACGCTGGAGGAGGTGGCTTGTCGTACGGAGCTGCCCAGGTCCACCGTGTATCGAATCCTCGATCAGCTGGTACGTCTGAACTGGGTCGATCACGCCAGCTTCGGCTATTGCCTCGGTCGCCGTTCGATCGGTCTCGGTGGAGGCGACAACAACCACAGTCAGGTCCGGGCTGCGGCCGCACCCCTGCTGCACAACTTGCACGTGCGCACCGGAATGGTCGTGCATCTCACCGTCCTCGACGGTGGCATGAGCGTGTACCTCGACAAACTCGGTGGCCGCGGTGCGACCGCCATCCCGACCAGGGTCGGTGGACGTGTCCCCGCCCACACGACAGCGAGCGGAAAAGCGATGCTTGCGTGGTTGGACCCGGAGGAAGTGGATCGTCTGCTCGGGGAACGCCTCGACCGTAGTACCGACACCACCATCTCCGACATCACCACGTTGCACCGAGAACTCAACCGCATTCGGCAGCGGCGCGGTTTGGCATTCGAGCGGGGTGAATCCGTCCGCGGGATCGGGTGTGTCGGTGCTGCTGTCCGAACGGTCGAAGGGCCGGTGGCCGCAATCTCGCTTTCCGGCGATGCGGGAACCGTCCAACTGGAACGGGTTGCTCCACTCGTCGTCGACGCGGTCCGCGAAGTCACCAATTCCATGTTTCCCGCCCTCGAAAACTCTCGCCGACGTTCTCTCGTTCCGCACGCGCAAGAGCACTCCTGGTCGACCGAAACGTTGGACCAGCTGTTGTCGGTTCAGTCCGGTCACTGGCTCTGA
- a CDS encoding SDR family NAD(P)-dependent oxidoreductase, giving the protein MIDIEQYGPWAVIAGGSEGVGSEFADQLSKAGFNLVLIARKPGPLEETASRVRANGVEVRTLALDLLSADAVESIRTATEDLEVGLLIFNAGANSYGHEFVTGDLSGFQQVIDLNITAQLHLSHYFGAAMRERGRGGIILVGSMAGYLGSEHQSVYAASKAFGRIFAEGLWLELAPFGVHVVDLVLGVTRTPAMARAGLNFDIPGMRVSEPVDVAREGLEHIADGPIWVAGGHYETAKSRSGFPRGEIVEKAAAGMRKLLNRG; this is encoded by the coding sequence ATGATCGATATCGAGCAGTACGGTCCCTGGGCGGTGATCGCCGGCGGTTCCGAAGGCGTCGGATCGGAATTTGCCGACCAGTTGAGCAAGGCCGGTTTCAACCTCGTTCTCATCGCTCGCAAGCCCGGCCCGCTCGAGGAGACCGCATCTCGCGTGCGTGCGAACGGCGTCGAGGTTCGGACGCTGGCACTCGATCTGCTCTCCGCCGATGCAGTCGAGAGTATCCGCACAGCGACAGAGGACCTCGAAGTAGGGTTGCTGATCTTCAACGCAGGCGCGAACAGCTACGGGCATGAGTTCGTCACCGGCGACCTGTCTGGTTTCCAACAAGTGATCGACCTCAACATCACCGCGCAACTGCACTTGTCGCATTACTTCGGTGCTGCGATGCGCGAGCGCGGCCGCGGCGGCATCATCTTGGTGGGTTCGATGGCCGGCTATTTGGGGTCCGAACATCAGAGCGTGTACGCGGCCTCGAAGGCTTTCGGTCGTATCTTCGCCGAAGGCCTGTGGCTCGAGCTGGCGCCCTTCGGAGTGCACGTCGTCGACCTGGTCCTCGGCGTGACACGGACCCCAGCCATGGCGCGCGCGGGGTTGAACTTCGATATTCCCGGGATGCGTGTCTCCGAGCCCGTCGATGTTGCCCGCGAAGGACTCGAGCACATCGCCGACGGACCTATCTGGGTCGCCGGTGGACACTACGAGACCGCCAAGAGCCGCAGCGGGTTCCCGCGCGGAGAGATCGTCGAAAAAGCTGCCGCAGGTATGAGGAAGCTACTCAACCGAGGCTGA
- a CDS encoding nuclear transport factor 2 family protein: MIDTDQLLQNLVDRVEALEDTLAITKLLATYGPAVDSGSAEAVARLWTEDGVYDVDTGVLNGHAEISAMVRSRAHQGYIHGGCAHLLEPGHVQLDGHQAVVTCKSQLILNDGDTYRVARITANRWELSKIDGQWKVTRRTNRLLDGRAEARELLAKGVQD; the protein is encoded by the coding sequence ATGATAGACACCGACCAGCTGCTGCAGAACCTCGTCGATCGAGTCGAGGCCCTCGAGGACACGCTCGCGATCACGAAGTTGCTGGCCACCTATGGCCCCGCCGTCGACAGCGGCTCGGCCGAGGCCGTTGCACGCCTATGGACCGAAGACGGGGTGTACGACGTCGACACCGGCGTTCTGAATGGCCACGCCGAGATTTCGGCCATGGTTCGCTCCCGCGCGCATCAGGGCTACATCCATGGCGGCTGCGCCCACCTGCTCGAACCCGGACACGTGCAATTGGACGGACACCAGGCCGTCGTGACGTGCAAATCGCAGTTGATCCTGAACGACGGTGACACTTACCGAGTCGCTCGGATCACCGCGAACCGGTGGGAATTGTCCAAGATCGACGGACAGTGGAAGGTGACGCGACGTACGAACCGCCTGCTCGACGGCCGCGCGGAAGCTCGCGAACTGTTGGCCAAGGGCGTTCAGGACTGA
- a CDS encoding Rieske 2Fe-2S domain-containing protein — protein sequence MTIQQNTSEEVREIEAGAAPTRFARGWHCIGLSADFKDGKPHSIEAFGTKLVVFADSSGTLAVLDGYCRHMGGDLTQGTIKGDEVACPFHDWRWGSNGKCKSIPYARRVPPLARTRSWHVLDQDGMFFVWNDPEGNAPPAEVTIPRIEGALDDGWSDWVWYRTEVDTNCREVVDNIVDMAHFFYVHYSFPTYFKNVFEGHVASQYMNGQSREDMRPNTEGQPKSLGNSSDATYFGPSFMVDDLTYKFDTHDVNSVLINCHYPVSANKFVLQYGMIVQKSAELQGDAAEETARNFGTFIAKGFEQDIEIWKNKSRIENPLLCEEDGPVYQLRRWYEQFYVDVADVTPQMTERFEFELDTTRPVESWKKEVEANVARKLEEQNATASVQ from the coding sequence GTGACCATCCAGCAGAACACGAGCGAAGAAGTACGAGAGATCGAAGCCGGCGCCGCGCCCACGCGCTTCGCCCGCGGTTGGCACTGCATCGGTTTGTCGGCCGACTTCAAGGACGGCAAGCCCCACTCCATCGAGGCCTTCGGGACCAAGCTTGTCGTCTTCGCCGACAGCTCGGGCACGCTCGCCGTCCTCGACGGATACTGCCGCCACATGGGTGGCGACCTCACTCAGGGAACGATCAAGGGTGACGAGGTCGCCTGCCCGTTCCACGATTGGCGTTGGGGAAGCAACGGAAAATGCAAGAGCATTCCTTACGCGCGTCGCGTGCCCCCGCTGGCACGTACACGTTCGTGGCATGTCCTCGACCAGGACGGCATGTTCTTCGTGTGGAACGATCCCGAGGGCAATGCCCCGCCCGCTGAGGTGACCATTCCCCGCATCGAAGGCGCACTCGACGATGGTTGGTCCGACTGGGTCTGGTATCGCACCGAGGTGGACACGAACTGCCGTGAGGTCGTCGACAACATCGTCGACATGGCGCACTTCTTCTACGTGCATTACTCCTTCCCCACCTACTTCAAGAATGTCTTCGAAGGGCACGTCGCCAGCCAGTACATGAACGGACAGTCACGCGAGGACATGCGTCCGAACACGGAAGGCCAGCCCAAGTCGCTCGGCAACAGTTCGGATGCAACCTATTTCGGACCTTCCTTCATGGTCGATGACCTGACGTACAAGTTCGATACCCACGACGTCAATTCGGTCCTGATCAATTGCCACTACCCGGTCAGCGCAAACAAGTTCGTTCTGCAGTACGGAATGATCGTGCAGAAGTCCGCCGAACTCCAAGGTGATGCCGCCGAGGAAACGGCGAGGAACTTCGGAACCTTCATCGCCAAGGGTTTCGAACAGGACATCGAGATCTGGAAGAACAAGTCACGCATCGAGAACCCGCTGCTCTGCGAGGAAGACGGTCCGGTCTACCAGCTTCGCCGGTGGTACGAGCAGTTCTACGTCGACGTAGCCGACGTCACTCCTCAGATGACGGAACGATTCGAGTTCGAGCTGGACACCACACGTCCTGTCGAGTCGTGGAAGAAGGAAGTCGAAGCCAACGTCGCTCGGAAATTGGAGGAGCAGAATGCAACCGCTTCGGTGCAGTGA
- a CDS encoding FAD-binding protein, whose product MSIDSEQFDETVDFLIVGSGGGGMAAAVAAANRGLDTLVIEKGVTFGGSTAISGGGIWIPNAPTLVNKGVVDSRESVRTYLDSITVGTVPAERLDAFVDNGPALMQLLDQSPHMKLYWVKGYSDYHPENEGGSALGRTIECQPFDTRALGDDEKFQRPNSMKGPLGLWVTSKDYHDLAMVKRTWRGRRASMVAAWRVASNVVRRRHMATGGRALVARLRMVLKDSGVPVWLQTSMTELIVDDSGVVRGVVAQRGDDTIRIAARKGVLLATGGFEHNLEMRSRYLPEHGTADISSGARENTGDGIVAGLAVGADVALMDDAWWMPSVLHPMGAVIPLVSERCIPPSVIVDSRGQRFTNESSPYVNFVHDQLEGGHVPAWFVMDTKARSRYPFAQVLPGMPFPQGFYDSGVVHKADTLAELAAKIDVPADALAATITRFNGYARSGKDEEFGRGDSAYDRYYGDPTMKNPCLDEIDRGPFYAVRCEPGDLGTKGGLSTDAHARVLRTDGSTIEGLYATGNTSASVMGNEYAGAGATIGPAMVFGYIAAQHAADTQGTVSSVDRADSNGRTKRA is encoded by the coding sequence ATGAGTATCGATTCAGAACAGTTCGACGAAACAGTCGATTTCCTCATCGTGGGAAGCGGCGGCGGAGGTATGGCCGCCGCAGTAGCGGCAGCCAATCGCGGTCTCGACACACTCGTCATCGAAAAGGGTGTGACATTCGGCGGTTCCACTGCAATATCCGGCGGCGGCATTTGGATCCCGAATGCTCCTACGCTCGTGAACAAGGGTGTCGTGGACTCCCGTGAGTCGGTTCGTACGTACCTCGACAGCATCACCGTCGGCACCGTCCCGGCAGAGCGTCTGGACGCGTTCGTCGACAACGGACCGGCGTTGATGCAGCTGCTGGACCAGAGTCCGCACATGAAGCTGTACTGGGTCAAGGGCTACTCCGACTATCACCCCGAAAACGAAGGTGGCAGCGCACTGGGCCGCACCATCGAATGCCAGCCGTTCGATACCCGTGCACTCGGCGACGACGAGAAGTTCCAGCGTCCCAACAGCATGAAGGGCCCGCTCGGACTCTGGGTCACCTCGAAGGATTACCACGACCTCGCGATGGTCAAGCGTACGTGGAGGGGTCGTCGAGCGTCCATGGTTGCGGCGTGGAGGGTGGCGTCGAACGTCGTTCGTCGACGCCACATGGCGACCGGTGGACGCGCTCTGGTGGCGCGACTGCGGATGGTCCTCAAAGACTCCGGTGTCCCGGTATGGCTGCAGACCTCGATGACCGAGCTCATCGTCGACGACAGCGGAGTGGTACGTGGAGTCGTGGCCCAGCGCGGTGACGACACGATCCGCATCGCGGCTCGAAAAGGCGTCCTGCTCGCTACCGGCGGATTCGAGCACAACTTGGAGATGCGTTCGCGCTACCTGCCAGAGCACGGAACGGCCGACATCAGTTCCGGTGCTCGCGAGAACACCGGTGACGGAATCGTTGCAGGCCTTGCCGTCGGCGCCGACGTCGCATTGATGGACGACGCATGGTGGATGCCGTCCGTTCTGCATCCGATGGGCGCGGTCATCCCGTTGGTCTCCGAGCGCTGCATCCCGCCGTCGGTGATCGTCGACAGCAGGGGACAGCGGTTCACCAACGAATCCTCCCCCTACGTGAACTTCGTTCACGACCAGCTCGAAGGTGGTCACGTTCCGGCTTGGTTCGTGATGGACACCAAAGCGCGTTCGCGTTACCCGTTTGCACAGGTTTTGCCGGGAATGCCTTTTCCTCAGGGTTTCTACGACTCGGGGGTCGTCCACAAGGCCGACACTCTCGCGGAACTTGCCGCGAAGATCGACGTTCCTGCCGACGCGCTCGCCGCCACCATCACTCGATTCAACGGGTACGCGCGGTCGGGCAAGGACGAGGAATTCGGTCGGGGTGACAGCGCCTACGACCGCTATTACGGCGATCCCACCATGAAGAACCCGTGTCTCGACGAGATCGATCGCGGTCCTTTCTACGCAGTTCGTTGCGAGCCCGGTGATCTTGGAACGAAGGGCGGGCTCAGCACCGACGCTCATGCCAGGGTTCTTCGCACCGACGGTTCCACAATCGAGGGCCTCTACGCGACCGGTAATACATCCGCATCGGTGATGGGGAACGAGTATGCGGGAGCGGGGGCGACGATCGGACCGGCGATGGTCTTCGGTTACATCGCGGCCCAGCATGCCGCCGATACACAGGGCACGGTTTCGTCCGTCGATCGAGCAGATTCGAACGGTCGCACCAAGCGTGCTTGA
- a CDS encoding TIGR03619 family F420-dependent LLM class oxidoreductase yields the protein MHIGITSPIVVQHPSSAAEWEAGAGIEELVRIARQADQLGFHHLTCSEHVAVPVDIAAERGATYWDPLATLGFLAAHTGRIKLATQVLVLGYHHPLAIAKRYGTLDVVSGGRLILGLGVGSLQEEFDLLGAEFEGRGARADDALAALRASLSQSNPEYHGTHYDFEKLVVEPHAVQTRVPLWIGGRTPRSLRRARTQGDGWVPFGLPLSDLERMLAKGEQQADFEVVLSAGAPVDPLGNRAAVADSLERRRQAGATIVSAAIHATGADHYCDQLSALRDIGDELGVEFHSNQIGATP from the coding sequence ATGCACATTGGCATAACGTCCCCGATCGTCGTCCAACACCCGAGCAGTGCCGCGGAGTGGGAGGCGGGCGCAGGCATCGAAGAGCTGGTGCGCATTGCGCGCCAAGCCGACCAGCTCGGATTTCATCACCTGACCTGCAGTGAGCACGTTGCCGTACCGGTGGATATCGCCGCCGAGCGCGGTGCGACCTACTGGGACCCGCTGGCCACACTCGGGTTCCTCGCCGCGCACACCGGCCGAATCAAGCTGGCCACCCAGGTTCTGGTTCTCGGTTATCACCACCCACTCGCCATTGCCAAGCGCTACGGAACACTCGACGTCGTCAGCGGCGGCCGGCTGATACTCGGTCTCGGAGTCGGCAGTCTCCAAGAGGAGTTCGACCTACTCGGCGCCGAGTTCGAGGGCCGCGGAGCTCGCGCAGACGACGCGCTGGCGGCATTACGGGCATCGTTGTCGCAATCGAATCCGGAGTATCACGGAACCCACTACGATTTCGAAAAACTCGTGGTCGAGCCCCATGCCGTCCAGACACGAGTGCCCCTGTGGATCGGCGGCCGGACCCCCCGCTCGCTTCGACGAGCCCGAACACAAGGCGACGGCTGGGTTCCGTTCGGCTTACCACTCAGCGACCTCGAACGCATGCTTGCAAAGGGTGAGCAGCAAGCCGATTTCGAAGTGGTCTTGAGTGCAGGCGCGCCGGTGGACCCACTCGGCAACAGAGCCGCAGTCGCCGACTCGCTCGAGCGCCGACGCCAGGCCGGTGCCACCATCGTGAGCGCCGCAATCCACGCGACGGGCGCCGATCACTACTGCGATCAACTGTCCGCCCTCCGCGACATCGGCGACGAGCTGGGCGTGGAGTTCCATTCGAACCAGATCGGGGCAACACCATGA
- the hsaA gene encoding 3-hydroxy-9,10-secoandrosta-1,3,5(10)-triene-9,17-dione monooxygenase oxygenase subunit, producing MTTDVLGAVRDLLPTIAEAAVKVDETGRVSDQMIHELGKTGVFRLLQPKRYGGTESDPATFFEAVRMISGACGSTGWLTSVLGVHPWHLALFDDRAQSDVWEPDNGTLVSSAYAPVGRLHPVEGGYRLSGEWLFSSGCDHASWALLGAIVIGEGGRPLDFLTVLVPRSDYRIRDVWDVMGMRGTASNEIGIVDCFVPEYRTKSNYETAQLRGPGQKVNRGPLYRLPFATIFTTAVASPGVGIVAGCYERYLANMRERVRLSLGGGQFVHDQFAQVAIARASSEIDAAILQLERNVRELWELALEGEELPMSMRLRARRDQVRATERAVEAMDLLFKSAGGHSLYRGNVIERAWRDVHAGSVHVANEAERALALFGQGAFGLPVEDNLV from the coding sequence ATGACTACCGACGTCCTGGGTGCTGTCCGCGATCTACTGCCGACGATCGCCGAGGCAGCAGTCAAGGTCGATGAAACCGGACGTGTGTCGGATCAGATGATTCACGAGCTGGGTAAGACTGGGGTCTTCAGGCTGCTTCAACCGAAACGGTACGGCGGTACCGAGTCCGATCCGGCGACATTCTTCGAAGCGGTTCGGATGATCTCGGGTGCCTGTGGATCCACCGGGTGGTTGACTTCCGTCCTGGGAGTTCACCCTTGGCATCTCGCTCTCTTCGACGATCGAGCGCAGAGCGATGTGTGGGAACCCGACAACGGCACGCTCGTTTCTTCCGCGTACGCACCGGTCGGGCGGCTGCACCCAGTCGAGGGCGGGTACCGCCTCAGTGGGGAATGGCTCTTCTCCTCCGGGTGTGACCACGCGTCGTGGGCGCTGCTGGGTGCAATCGTGATAGGCGAGGGGGGGCGCCCCTTGGACTTCCTCACCGTCCTGGTTCCGCGCTCCGACTACCGCATCCGGGACGTGTGGGACGTGATGGGAATGCGCGGCACCGCCAGCAACGAGATCGGCATCGTCGATTGCTTCGTCCCCGAGTACCGGACCAAGAGCAACTACGAAACTGCGCAGCTTCGCGGTCCGGGCCAGAAAGTGAACCGGGGACCGCTGTACCGACTTCCGTTCGCCACGATCTTCACCACTGCGGTTGCGTCGCCCGGAGTCGGAATCGTTGCGGGATGCTACGAACGCTATCTCGCCAACATGCGTGAGCGGGTGCGTCTGAGCCTCGGTGGCGGGCAGTTCGTACATGATCAGTTCGCCCAGGTCGCCATTGCCCGCGCATCGTCGGAGATCGATGCAGCGATTCTGCAGTTGGAGCGCAACGTTCGCGAACTGTGGGAATTGGCACTCGAAGGCGAAGAACTACCGATGTCGATGCGTCTGCGTGCGCGACGTGATCAAGTGCGAGCGACCGAGCGTGCGGTGGAGGCGATGGACCTGTTGTTCAAGTCGGCAGGGGGCCACTCGTTGTACCGCGGGAATGTGATCGAACGGGCGTGGCGCGATGTCCATGCCGGAAGTGTCCACGTGGCCAACGAGGCCGAACGTGCTTTGGCGTTGTTCGGCCAAGGCGCGTTCGGCCTCCCGGTAGAGGACAACTTGGTCTGA
- a CDS encoding flavin reductase family protein — protein sequence MSIESMESDLTTVNTAPTPHEMRHAMSHFASGVTVITGLSDDGPIGFCCQSFASVSLEPPLILFCADHRGRAWPRIRDIGRFTVNVLREDQADMCSRFGSSRGTKFEGLDWTRSAWGTPALPDVLARVHCEVETVHRAGDHDVAIGRVLGLEALGEQRPMVFYRGAFGLADTAGISGT from the coding sequence ATGTCGATCGAGTCGATGGAGTCCGACCTCACCACCGTCAACACTGCGCCGACGCCGCACGAGATGCGCCACGCCATGAGCCACTTCGCCAGTGGCGTCACCGTGATCACCGGTCTCTCCGATGATGGGCCGATCGGGTTCTGCTGCCAGTCGTTCGCGTCGGTCTCACTCGAACCTCCACTGATTCTGTTCTGCGCCGATCACCGTGGGCGTGCCTGGCCGAGAATCCGAGACATCGGCCGTTTCACCGTCAACGTGCTGCGCGAGGACCAGGCGGACATGTGCTCTCGCTTCGGCTCCAGTCGAGGAACGAAGTTCGAGGGTCTGGACTGGACACGATCGGCTTGGGGAACTCCTGCCTTGCCTGACGTGTTGGCGCGCGTGCATTGCGAAGTGGAGACTGTCCACCGTGCCGGTGACCACGACGTTGCCATCGGACGAGTTCTCGGCCTCGAAGCCCTCGGCGAACAGCGCCCGATGGTCTTCTACCGCGGAGCCTTCGGACTCGCCGACACGGCCGGCATCTCGGGCACCTGA
- the bphC gene encoding biphenyl-2,3-diol 1,2-dioxygenase: MTEIRGLGYLRIQTQDVPRWRELVVDGLGMAVGSGPEADGLYLRVDERRSRLIVLPGDTDKALAVGWEVRDQFALQRVREAVEKSGRAVEVLSEEESLYRDAEQVIAFDDPSGTRVEVFFGAVLDHSPVVTPHGGRFVTGPQGLGHVVLPTPAIDETYAFYTDVLGFLPRGAIRVGPPGAGPARRVRFMGVNERHHSLALCPAPHSQDPGMVHLMTEVDTLDAVGQALDRVAKLGFSISSTLGRHTNDKMVSFYVRAPGGWDLEFGTEGKLVDEKHYSSEEITADSYWGHDWSGSETLAAFA; encoded by the coding sequence ATGACGGAAATACGCGGTCTGGGCTATCTCAGAATTCAGACGCAGGATGTACCCCGCTGGCGCGAACTCGTTGTCGACGGGTTGGGAATGGCCGTCGGATCGGGGCCGGAGGCCGATGGCCTCTACCTGCGCGTCGACGAGCGTCGATCCAGGCTCATCGTGTTGCCCGGTGACACCGACAAGGCTCTGGCCGTGGGCTGGGAGGTCCGTGATCAGTTCGCTCTTCAGCGCGTACGTGAAGCGGTGGAGAAGTCGGGACGAGCTGTCGAGGTCCTGTCCGAGGAAGAATCGCTCTACCGCGATGCCGAGCAAGTGATCGCATTCGACGACCCGTCCGGCACCCGTGTCGAGGTGTTCTTCGGAGCGGTTCTCGATCACAGCCCGGTGGTAACCCCGCACGGTGGACGGTTCGTGACCGGTCCGCAGGGACTCGGCCATGTCGTTCTGCCGACTCCGGCAATCGACGAGACATACGCGTTCTATACCGACGTGTTGGGATTCCTGCCACGTGGTGCCATCCGCGTCGGTCCCCCCGGGGCCGGACCTGCACGCAGAGTGCGGTTCATGGGTGTCAACGAGCGTCATCACAGCCTGGCATTGTGCCCGGCCCCGCACAGCCAGGATCCAGGCATGGTGCATCTGATGACCGAGGTCGACACTCTCGACGCGGTGGGTCAGGCTCTCGATCGGGTAGCGAAGCTGGGATTCTCCATCTCCTCCACGCTCGGTCGCCACACCAACGACAAGATGGTCTCGTTCTACGTCCGCGCACCAGGCGGATGGGATCTCGAATTCGGCACCGAGGGCAAGCTCGTCGACGAGAAGCACTACTCCTCGGAGGAAATCACCGCCGACAGCTATTGGGGACATGACTGGTCCGGGTCCGAGACGCTGGCAGCGTTCGCGTGA